Proteins found in one Aethina tumida isolate Nest 87 chromosome 1, icAetTumi1.1, whole genome shotgun sequence genomic segment:
- the LOC109597373 gene encoding protein MTSS 1 isoform X4, translated as MSAKQENIMETHHQIEREGALGGLFQTIIQDMKNGMPIWEDLIAKATKLHSSLKATILAVTAYLEAFQKIADSATNARGATREIGTALTRICLRHKAVESRMKTFTSTIMECLIIPLQEKLEDWKKTVLNLDKDHAKDYKRARAELKKRSTDTLRLQKKIRKGAGGDLQKRFECGLQDVTERRQLLEETEKHAVRAALLEERSRFCTFVGFLKPVVDEEVAMLTEMGHLQEAVQQLEKHTADPSVLPPASEQVIADLKSSDSGWSFQTPPSSPSSLGSRKSSMCSISSLNSSSSGSSKSHHSPSHPHWQRSLSQPVGRSGTIRYMSVSSQDSGFTSQDTLYPRPPSSFSIAQVSNMSEHSTNSSSSSTPCTPFPAAAVPTSTSTWPNLQETIQFERAATAIISDRPHTISSAYEKGHSRPPLTVYTFQAPDQSLSQPASPVTSVTPTDTSKTIPPRSPAPSVKSLQVKPPLPTRCSSLERPNGPNVPAKTIAGMQGVRVLPPTTADQTALKKPSPLPAHLSKRDTPQPTYVNMHELASMAATKAQEKPSFPPPPAEFNSPPSNEKTPNEGEKDGSTSESSLESSSGYGSQTTFTPEDVAHSDDVNDTASKYCTLPRNSDLLNAARRRPLSMTAMCGGTMRNTLLRRGSMQTNKPPPPIRRTSSITNTNTIGQITSMGSMENLPPPPAFLLEPNQNNQQGVNVAETVKALTELRHTPASPNSIRRMSASSQSLFQSATNANTATQQQPMLSTFQAAQAANQKLSYVSQSGGVVYAQPSQIMGGSPNAVRRINHFRSQSAERKAEGPGGVSSSFIASLSAKLVPSMSPRSSRRHSEDVVQIHEAALIQQANKKGPGQSFLDSLNAKLNQQHIGGNSPPAQLKANKIRQIINSKAQPDPKVCHESLMDQIKRGATLKRAKFVNDRSAPKIY; from the exons GTGCCACAAGGGAAATAGGAACGGCTTTGACACGAATATGCCTCAGGCATAAAGCAGTAGAATCCAGAATGAAAACGTTTACTAG TACAATAATGGAGTGTCTAATTATACCACTTCAAGAAAAACTGGAAGACTGGAAGAAAACCGTTCTAAATCTAGACAAAGACCATGCAAAAG ATTACAAAAGGGCCAGAGCGGAATTGAAGAAACGATCGACCGACACATTACGACTGCAGAAGAAGATACGCAAAGGAGCAGGAGGAGACCTACAGAAACGGTTCGAATGCGGCTTGCAAGACGTAACCGAGCGAAGACAACTACTGGAGGAAACAGAAAAACATGCTGTCAGAGCAGCCCTGTTGGAAGAACGCAGCAGATTCTGCACATTCGTTGGTTTCTTGAAACCCGTCGTC GATGAAGAGGTAGCCATGTTGACGGAAATGGGACACCTACAGGAGGCTGTACAACAATTGGAAAAACACACTGCCGATCCTAGCGTCCTTCCCCCAGCTTCGGAACAGGTGATCGCTGACTTGAAGAGTTCGGATAGCGGATGGTCGTTCCAGACCCCACCATCGTCGCCCTCCAGTTTAGGCTCCAGAAAATCGTCAATGTGTTCGATCAGTTCCTTGAACAGCTCATCTTCGGGAAGCTCCAAGAGCCACCACTCTCCAAGCCATCCCCATTGGCAAAGATCCCTGTCACAG CCTGTAGGTCGTAGTGGTACAATAAGATACATGTCGGTATCTAGCCAAGATTCTGGATTTACATCCCAAGACACACTTTATCCCAGACCTCCCTCCTCATTCAGCATTGCACAG GTATCGAATATGTCCGAGCACAGCACAAACAGCAGTAGCTCGAGTACACCTTGTACTCCATTCCCCGCCGCAGCTGTACCCACATCAACTTCAACCTGGCCGAATTTGCAAGAAACCATCCAATTCGAGAGGGCCGCCACGGCCATCATCAGCGACAGACCACACACCATCTCGTCAG CATATGAGAAAGGACATTCTCGTCCACCGTTGACTGTGTACACATTCCAAGCGCCAGATCAAAGTCTGTCTCAGCCAGCCAGTCCAGTCACTTCGGTCACTCCTACGGATACGTCCAAAACTATCCCGCCACGCAGTCCAGCGCCTTCTGTCAAGAGTCTTCAAGTCAAACCACCACTTCCAACG AGATGTTCTTCCTTGGAACGGCCAAATGGTCCAAATGTACCTGCCAAGACCATAGCCGGTATGCAAGGTGTCAGGGTACTACCCCCAACCACTGCCGATCAGACGGCCCTAAAGAAACCTTCTCCACTTCCAGCTCATTTATCCAAAAGAG acACGCCACAACCAACTTACGTAAATATGCACGAATTGGCTAGTATGGCTGCCACCAAAGCCCAGGAGAAACCTTCGTTTCCTCCACCACCAGCGGAATTCAACAGCCCGCCATCTAACGAAAAG ACGCCAAATGAAGGTGAAAAAGACGGTAGCACCAGCGAGAGCTCCTTGGAATCGTCCAGCGGTTACGGCAGTCAAACCACATTTACTCCTGAGGATGTAGCGCATTCTGATG ATGTTAACGATACGGCTAGCAAGTATTGCACGCTACCCCGCAACAGCGATCTTCTTAACGCGGCGAGGAGACGACCTCTCTCCATGACAG cTATGTGTGGAGGAACAATGAGGAATACTTTGCTGCGCAGAGGATCAATGCAGACCAACAAGCCACCACCGCCTATTCGCAGGACCTCTTCGATCACCAACACCAACACAATCGGGCAAATCACTTCGATGGGCAGCATGGAGAATCTGCCACCACCACCCGCTTTTCTTTTAGAACCTAACCAGAATAATCAGCAAG GAGTGAACGTCGCAGAAACGGTCAAAGCTCTGACCGAGCTGCGACACACGCCCGCCAGCCCGAATTCGATACGGCGCATGAGCGCCTCATCACAATCCCTGTTCCAATCTGCGACCAACGCCAACACTGCTACACAGCAGCAACCAATGCTGAGCACGTTCCAGGCGGCTCAGGCCGCCAACCAGAAGCTGTCGTACGTGTCGCAGTCGGGCGGCGTGGTCTACGCCCAGCCGTCGCAGATTATGGGCGGCAGTCCGAACGCCGTGCGCCGCATCAACCACTTCCGTTCGCAGAGTGCCGAACGGAAAGCGGAAG GACCCGGAGGTGTGTCTTCCAGTTTCATTGCTTCTCTCAGCGCCAAATTGGTGCCGAGCATGAGTCCAAGAAGTTCTCGACGACACTCTGAGGACGTCGTACAGATCCACGAGGCCGCACTGATCCAACAAGCTAACAAAAAGGGTCCTGGTCAGAGTTTCCTGGACTCGCTTAATGCCAAACTCAACCAGCAACATATCGGTGGTAATTCGCCTCCAGCTCAATTGAAGGCCAACAAGATCCGTCAGATTATCAATAGCAAAGCACAG CCGGATCCGAAGGTCTGTCACGAATCTCTCATGGATCAAATTAAAAGAGGAGCCACCCTAAAAAGAGCCAAATTTGTCAACGACCGATCAGCACCGAAGATTTACTAA
- the LOC109597373 gene encoding uncharacterized protein LOC109597373 isoform X3, producing MSAKQENIMETHHQIEREGALGGLFQTIIQDMKNGMPIWEDLIAKATKLHSSLKATILAVTAYLEAFQKIADSATNARGATREIGTALTRICLRHKAVESRMKTFTSTIMECLIIPLQEKLEDWKKTVLNLDKDHAKDYKRARAELKKRSTDTLRLQKKIRKGAGGDLQKRFECGLQDVTERRQLLEETEKHAVRAALLEERSRFCTFVGFLKPVVDEEVAMLTEMGHLQEAVQQLEKHTADPSVLPPASEQVIADLKSSDSGWSFQTPPSSPSSLGSRKSSMCSISSLNSSSSGSSKSHHSPSHPHWQRSLSQPVGRSGTIRYMSVSSQDSGFTSQDTLYPRPPSSFSIAQVSNMSEHSTNSSSSSTPCTPFPAAAVPTSTSTWPNLQETIQFERAATAIISDRPHTISSAYEKGHSRPPLTVYTFQAPDQSLSQPASPVTSVTPTDTSKTIPPRSPAPSVKSLQVKPPLPTRCSSLERPNGPNVPAKTIAGMQGVRVLPPTTADQTALKKPSPLPAHLSKRDTPQPTYVNMHELASMAATKAQEKPSFPPPPAEFNSPPSNEKTPNEGEKDGSTSESSLESSSGYGSQTTFTPEDVAHSDDVNDTASKYCTLPRNSDLLNAARRRPLSMTAMCGGTMRNTLLRRGSMQTNKPPPPIRRTSSITNTNTIGQITSMGSMENLPPPPAFLLEPNQNNQQAGVNVAETVKALTELRHTPASPNSIRRMSASSQSLFQSATNANTATQQQPMLSTFQAAQAANQKLSYVSQSGGVVYAQPSQIMGGSPNAVRRINHFRSQSAERKAEGPGGVSSSFIASLSAKLVPSMSPRSSRRHSEDVVQIHEAALIQQANKKGPGQSFLDSLNAKLNQQHIGGNSPPAQLKANKIRQIINSKAQPDPKVCHESLMDQIKRGATLKRAKFVNDRSAPKIY from the exons GTGCCACAAGGGAAATAGGAACGGCTTTGACACGAATATGCCTCAGGCATAAAGCAGTAGAATCCAGAATGAAAACGTTTACTAG TACAATAATGGAGTGTCTAATTATACCACTTCAAGAAAAACTGGAAGACTGGAAGAAAACCGTTCTAAATCTAGACAAAGACCATGCAAAAG ATTACAAAAGGGCCAGAGCGGAATTGAAGAAACGATCGACCGACACATTACGACTGCAGAAGAAGATACGCAAAGGAGCAGGAGGAGACCTACAGAAACGGTTCGAATGCGGCTTGCAAGACGTAACCGAGCGAAGACAACTACTGGAGGAAACAGAAAAACATGCTGTCAGAGCAGCCCTGTTGGAAGAACGCAGCAGATTCTGCACATTCGTTGGTTTCTTGAAACCCGTCGTC GATGAAGAGGTAGCCATGTTGACGGAAATGGGACACCTACAGGAGGCTGTACAACAATTGGAAAAACACACTGCCGATCCTAGCGTCCTTCCCCCAGCTTCGGAACAGGTGATCGCTGACTTGAAGAGTTCGGATAGCGGATGGTCGTTCCAGACCCCACCATCGTCGCCCTCCAGTTTAGGCTCCAGAAAATCGTCAATGTGTTCGATCAGTTCCTTGAACAGCTCATCTTCGGGAAGCTCCAAGAGCCACCACTCTCCAAGCCATCCCCATTGGCAAAGATCCCTGTCACAG CCTGTAGGTCGTAGTGGTACAATAAGATACATGTCGGTATCTAGCCAAGATTCTGGATTTACATCCCAAGACACACTTTATCCCAGACCTCCCTCCTCATTCAGCATTGCACAG GTATCGAATATGTCCGAGCACAGCACAAACAGCAGTAGCTCGAGTACACCTTGTACTCCATTCCCCGCCGCAGCTGTACCCACATCAACTTCAACCTGGCCGAATTTGCAAGAAACCATCCAATTCGAGAGGGCCGCCACGGCCATCATCAGCGACAGACCACACACCATCTCGTCAG CATATGAGAAAGGACATTCTCGTCCACCGTTGACTGTGTACACATTCCAAGCGCCAGATCAAAGTCTGTCTCAGCCAGCCAGTCCAGTCACTTCGGTCACTCCTACGGATACGTCCAAAACTATCCCGCCACGCAGTCCAGCGCCTTCTGTCAAGAGTCTTCAAGTCAAACCACCACTTCCAACG AGATGTTCTTCCTTGGAACGGCCAAATGGTCCAAATGTACCTGCCAAGACCATAGCCGGTATGCAAGGTGTCAGGGTACTACCCCCAACCACTGCCGATCAGACGGCCCTAAAGAAACCTTCTCCACTTCCAGCTCATTTATCCAAAAGAG acACGCCACAACCAACTTACGTAAATATGCACGAATTGGCTAGTATGGCTGCCACCAAAGCCCAGGAGAAACCTTCGTTTCCTCCACCACCAGCGGAATTCAACAGCCCGCCATCTAACGAAAAG ACGCCAAATGAAGGTGAAAAAGACGGTAGCACCAGCGAGAGCTCCTTGGAATCGTCCAGCGGTTACGGCAGTCAAACCACATTTACTCCTGAGGATGTAGCGCATTCTGATG ATGTTAACGATACGGCTAGCAAGTATTGCACGCTACCCCGCAACAGCGATCTTCTTAACGCGGCGAGGAGACGACCTCTCTCCATGACAG cTATGTGTGGAGGAACAATGAGGAATACTTTGCTGCGCAGAGGATCAATGCAGACCAACAAGCCACCACCGCCTATTCGCAGGACCTCTTCGATCACCAACACCAACACAATCGGGCAAATCACTTCGATGGGCAGCATGGAGAATCTGCCACCACCACCCGCTTTTCTTTTAGAACCTAACCAGAATAATCAGCAAG CAGGAGTGAACGTCGCAGAAACGGTCAAAGCTCTGACCGAGCTGCGACACACGCCCGCCAGCCCGAATTCGATACGGCGCATGAGCGCCTCATCACAATCCCTGTTCCAATCTGCGACCAACGCCAACACTGCTACACAGCAGCAACCAATGCTGAGCACGTTCCAGGCGGCTCAGGCCGCCAACCAGAAGCTGTCGTACGTGTCGCAGTCGGGCGGCGTGGTCTACGCCCAGCCGTCGCAGATTATGGGCGGCAGTCCGAACGCCGTGCGCCGCATCAACCACTTCCGTTCGCAGAGTGCCGAACGGAAAGCGGAAG GACCCGGAGGTGTGTCTTCCAGTTTCATTGCTTCTCTCAGCGCCAAATTGGTGCCGAGCATGAGTCCAAGAAGTTCTCGACGACACTCTGAGGACGTCGTACAGATCCACGAGGCCGCACTGATCCAACAAGCTAACAAAAAGGGTCCTGGTCAGAGTTTCCTGGACTCGCTTAATGCCAAACTCAACCAGCAACATATCGGTGGTAATTCGCCTCCAGCTCAATTGAAGGCCAACAAGATCCGTCAGATTATCAATAGCAAAGCACAG CCGGATCCGAAGGTCTGTCACGAATCTCTCATGGATCAAATTAAAAGAGGAGCCACCCTAAAAAGAGCCAAATTTGTCAACGACCGATCAGCACCGAAGATTTACTAA
- the LOC109597373 gene encoding protein MTSS 1 isoform X8, with the protein MSAKQENIMETHHQIEREGALGGLFQTIIQDMKNGMPIWEDLIAKATKLHSSLKATILAVTAYLEAFQKIADSATNARGATREIGTALTRICLRHKAVESRMKTFTSTIMECLIIPLQEKLEDWKKTVLNLDKDHAKDYKRARAELKKRSTDTLRLQKKIRKGAGGDLQKRFECGLQDVTERRQLLEETEKHAVRAALLEERSRFCTFVGFLKPVVDEEVAMLTEMGHLQEAVQQLEKHTADPSVLPPASEQVIADLKSSDSGWSFQTPPSSPSSLGSRKSSMCSISSLNSSSSGSSKSHHSPSHPHWQRSLSQPVGRSGTIRYMSVSSQDSGFTSQDTLYPRPPSSFSIAQVSNMSEHSTNSSSSSTPCTPFPAAAVPTSTSTWPNLQETIQFERAATAIISDRPHTISSAYEKGHSRPPLTVYTFQAPDQSLSQPASPVTSVTPTDTSKTIPPRSPAPSVKSLQVKPPLPTRCSSLERPNGPNVPAKTIAGMQGVRVLPPTTADQTALKKPSPLPAHLSKRDTPQPTYVNMHELASMAATKAQEKPSFPPPPAEFNSPPSNEKTPNEGEKDGSTSESSLESSSGYGSQTTFTPEDVAHSDDVNDTASKYCTLPRNSDLLNAARRRPLSMTAMCGGTMRNTLLRRGSMQTNKPPPPIRRTSSITNTNTIGQITSMGSMENLPPPPAFLLEPNQNNQQGPGGVSSSFIASLSAKLVPSMSPRSSRRHSEDVVQIHEAALIQQANKKGPGQSFLDSLNAKLNQQHIGGNSPPAQLKANKIRQIINSKAQPDPKVCHESLMDQIKRGATLKRAKFVNDRSAPKIY; encoded by the exons GTGCCACAAGGGAAATAGGAACGGCTTTGACACGAATATGCCTCAGGCATAAAGCAGTAGAATCCAGAATGAAAACGTTTACTAG TACAATAATGGAGTGTCTAATTATACCACTTCAAGAAAAACTGGAAGACTGGAAGAAAACCGTTCTAAATCTAGACAAAGACCATGCAAAAG ATTACAAAAGGGCCAGAGCGGAATTGAAGAAACGATCGACCGACACATTACGACTGCAGAAGAAGATACGCAAAGGAGCAGGAGGAGACCTACAGAAACGGTTCGAATGCGGCTTGCAAGACGTAACCGAGCGAAGACAACTACTGGAGGAAACAGAAAAACATGCTGTCAGAGCAGCCCTGTTGGAAGAACGCAGCAGATTCTGCACATTCGTTGGTTTCTTGAAACCCGTCGTC GATGAAGAGGTAGCCATGTTGACGGAAATGGGACACCTACAGGAGGCTGTACAACAATTGGAAAAACACACTGCCGATCCTAGCGTCCTTCCCCCAGCTTCGGAACAGGTGATCGCTGACTTGAAGAGTTCGGATAGCGGATGGTCGTTCCAGACCCCACCATCGTCGCCCTCCAGTTTAGGCTCCAGAAAATCGTCAATGTGTTCGATCAGTTCCTTGAACAGCTCATCTTCGGGAAGCTCCAAGAGCCACCACTCTCCAAGCCATCCCCATTGGCAAAGATCCCTGTCACAG CCTGTAGGTCGTAGTGGTACAATAAGATACATGTCGGTATCTAGCCAAGATTCTGGATTTACATCCCAAGACACACTTTATCCCAGACCTCCCTCCTCATTCAGCATTGCACAG GTATCGAATATGTCCGAGCACAGCACAAACAGCAGTAGCTCGAGTACACCTTGTACTCCATTCCCCGCCGCAGCTGTACCCACATCAACTTCAACCTGGCCGAATTTGCAAGAAACCATCCAATTCGAGAGGGCCGCCACGGCCATCATCAGCGACAGACCACACACCATCTCGTCAG CATATGAGAAAGGACATTCTCGTCCACCGTTGACTGTGTACACATTCCAAGCGCCAGATCAAAGTCTGTCTCAGCCAGCCAGTCCAGTCACTTCGGTCACTCCTACGGATACGTCCAAAACTATCCCGCCACGCAGTCCAGCGCCTTCTGTCAAGAGTCTTCAAGTCAAACCACCACTTCCAACG AGATGTTCTTCCTTGGAACGGCCAAATGGTCCAAATGTACCTGCCAAGACCATAGCCGGTATGCAAGGTGTCAGGGTACTACCCCCAACCACTGCCGATCAGACGGCCCTAAAGAAACCTTCTCCACTTCCAGCTCATTTATCCAAAAGAG acACGCCACAACCAACTTACGTAAATATGCACGAATTGGCTAGTATGGCTGCCACCAAAGCCCAGGAGAAACCTTCGTTTCCTCCACCACCAGCGGAATTCAACAGCCCGCCATCTAACGAAAAG ACGCCAAATGAAGGTGAAAAAGACGGTAGCACCAGCGAGAGCTCCTTGGAATCGTCCAGCGGTTACGGCAGTCAAACCACATTTACTCCTGAGGATGTAGCGCATTCTGATG ATGTTAACGATACGGCTAGCAAGTATTGCACGCTACCCCGCAACAGCGATCTTCTTAACGCGGCGAGGAGACGACCTCTCTCCATGACAG cTATGTGTGGAGGAACAATGAGGAATACTTTGCTGCGCAGAGGATCAATGCAGACCAACAAGCCACCACCGCCTATTCGCAGGACCTCTTCGATCACCAACACCAACACAATCGGGCAAATCACTTCGATGGGCAGCATGGAGAATCTGCCACCACCACCCGCTTTTCTTTTAGAACCTAACCAGAATAATCAGCAAG GACCCGGAGGTGTGTCTTCCAGTTTCATTGCTTCTCTCAGCGCCAAATTGGTGCCGAGCATGAGTCCAAGAAGTTCTCGACGACACTCTGAGGACGTCGTACAGATCCACGAGGCCGCACTGATCCAACAAGCTAACAAAAAGGGTCCTGGTCAGAGTTTCCTGGACTCGCTTAATGCCAAACTCAACCAGCAACATATCGGTGGTAATTCGCCTCCAGCTCAATTGAAGGCCAACAAGATCCGTCAGATTATCAATAGCAAAGCACAG CCGGATCCGAAGGTCTGTCACGAATCTCTCATGGATCAAATTAAAAGAGGAGCCACCCTAAAAAGAGCCAAATTTGTCAACGACCGATCAGCACCGAAGATTTACTAA
- the LOC109597373 gene encoding protein MTSS 1 isoform X5, translating to MSAKQENIMETHHQIEREGALGGLFQTIIQDMKNGMPIWEDLIAKATKLHSSLKATILAVTAYLEAFQKIADSATNARGATREIGTALTRICLRHKAVESRMKTFTSTIMECLIIPLQEKLEDWKKTVLNLDKDHAKDYKRARAELKKRSTDTLRLQKKIRKGAGGDLQKRFECGLQDVTERRQLLEETEKHAVRAALLEERSRFCTFVGFLKPVVDEEVAMLTEMGHLQEAVQQLEKHTADPSVLPPASEQVIADLKSSDSGWSFQTPPSSPSSLGSRKSSMCSISSLNSSSSGSSKSHHSPSHPHWQRSLSQPVGRSGTIRYMSVSSQDSGFTSQDTLYPRPPSSFSIAQVSNMSEHSTNSSSSSTPCTPFPAAAVPTSTSTWPNLQETIQFERAATAIISDRPHTISSAYEKGHSRPPLTVYTFQAPDQSLSQPASPVTSVTPTDTSKTIPPRSPAPSVKSLQVKPPLPTRCSSLERPNGPNVPAKTIAGMQGVRVLPPTTADQTALKKPSPLPAHLSKRDTPQPTYVNMHELASMAATKAQEKPSFPPPPAEFNSPPSNEKTPNEGEKDGSTSESSLESSSGYGSQTTFTPEDVAHSDAMCGGTMRNTLLRRGSMQTNKPPPPIRRTSSITNTNTIGQITSMGSMENLPPPPAFLLEPNQNNQQGKHGMAGVNVAETVKALTELRHTPASPNSIRRMSASSQSLFQSATNANTATQQQPMLSTFQAAQAANQKLSYVSQSGGVVYAQPSQIMGGSPNAVRRINHFRSQSAERKAEGPGGVSSSFIASLSAKLVPSMSPRSSRRHSEDVVQIHEAALIQQANKKGPGQSFLDSLNAKLNQQHIGGNSPPAQLKANKIRQIINSKAQPDPKVCHESLMDQIKRGATLKRAKFVNDRSAPKIY from the exons GTGCCACAAGGGAAATAGGAACGGCTTTGACACGAATATGCCTCAGGCATAAAGCAGTAGAATCCAGAATGAAAACGTTTACTAG TACAATAATGGAGTGTCTAATTATACCACTTCAAGAAAAACTGGAAGACTGGAAGAAAACCGTTCTAAATCTAGACAAAGACCATGCAAAAG ATTACAAAAGGGCCAGAGCGGAATTGAAGAAACGATCGACCGACACATTACGACTGCAGAAGAAGATACGCAAAGGAGCAGGAGGAGACCTACAGAAACGGTTCGAATGCGGCTTGCAAGACGTAACCGAGCGAAGACAACTACTGGAGGAAACAGAAAAACATGCTGTCAGAGCAGCCCTGTTGGAAGAACGCAGCAGATTCTGCACATTCGTTGGTTTCTTGAAACCCGTCGTC GATGAAGAGGTAGCCATGTTGACGGAAATGGGACACCTACAGGAGGCTGTACAACAATTGGAAAAACACACTGCCGATCCTAGCGTCCTTCCCCCAGCTTCGGAACAGGTGATCGCTGACTTGAAGAGTTCGGATAGCGGATGGTCGTTCCAGACCCCACCATCGTCGCCCTCCAGTTTAGGCTCCAGAAAATCGTCAATGTGTTCGATCAGTTCCTTGAACAGCTCATCTTCGGGAAGCTCCAAGAGCCACCACTCTCCAAGCCATCCCCATTGGCAAAGATCCCTGTCACAG CCTGTAGGTCGTAGTGGTACAATAAGATACATGTCGGTATCTAGCCAAGATTCTGGATTTACATCCCAAGACACACTTTATCCCAGACCTCCCTCCTCATTCAGCATTGCACAG GTATCGAATATGTCCGAGCACAGCACAAACAGCAGTAGCTCGAGTACACCTTGTACTCCATTCCCCGCCGCAGCTGTACCCACATCAACTTCAACCTGGCCGAATTTGCAAGAAACCATCCAATTCGAGAGGGCCGCCACGGCCATCATCAGCGACAGACCACACACCATCTCGTCAG CATATGAGAAAGGACATTCTCGTCCACCGTTGACTGTGTACACATTCCAAGCGCCAGATCAAAGTCTGTCTCAGCCAGCCAGTCCAGTCACTTCGGTCACTCCTACGGATACGTCCAAAACTATCCCGCCACGCAGTCCAGCGCCTTCTGTCAAGAGTCTTCAAGTCAAACCACCACTTCCAACG AGATGTTCTTCCTTGGAACGGCCAAATGGTCCAAATGTACCTGCCAAGACCATAGCCGGTATGCAAGGTGTCAGGGTACTACCCCCAACCACTGCCGATCAGACGGCCCTAAAGAAACCTTCTCCACTTCCAGCTCATTTATCCAAAAGAG acACGCCACAACCAACTTACGTAAATATGCACGAATTGGCTAGTATGGCTGCCACCAAAGCCCAGGAGAAACCTTCGTTTCCTCCACCACCAGCGGAATTCAACAGCCCGCCATCTAACGAAAAG ACGCCAAATGAAGGTGAAAAAGACGGTAGCACCAGCGAGAGCTCCTTGGAATCGTCCAGCGGTTACGGCAGTCAAACCACATTTACTCCTGAGGATGTAGCGCATTCTGATG cTATGTGTGGAGGAACAATGAGGAATACTTTGCTGCGCAGAGGATCAATGCAGACCAACAAGCCACCACCGCCTATTCGCAGGACCTCTTCGATCACCAACACCAACACAATCGGGCAAATCACTTCGATGGGCAGCATGGAGAATCTGCCACCACCACCCGCTTTTCTTTTAGAACCTAACCAGAATAATCAGCAAGGTAAACATGGCATGG CAGGAGTGAACGTCGCAGAAACGGTCAAAGCTCTGACCGAGCTGCGACACACGCCCGCCAGCCCGAATTCGATACGGCGCATGAGCGCCTCATCACAATCCCTGTTCCAATCTGCGACCAACGCCAACACTGCTACACAGCAGCAACCAATGCTGAGCACGTTCCAGGCGGCTCAGGCCGCCAACCAGAAGCTGTCGTACGTGTCGCAGTCGGGCGGCGTGGTCTACGCCCAGCCGTCGCAGATTATGGGCGGCAGTCCGAACGCCGTGCGCCGCATCAACCACTTCCGTTCGCAGAGTGCCGAACGGAAAGCGGAAG GACCCGGAGGTGTGTCTTCCAGTTTCATTGCTTCTCTCAGCGCCAAATTGGTGCCGAGCATGAGTCCAAGAAGTTCTCGACGACACTCTGAGGACGTCGTACAGATCCACGAGGCCGCACTGATCCAACAAGCTAACAAAAAGGGTCCTGGTCAGAGTTTCCTGGACTCGCTTAATGCCAAACTCAACCAGCAACATATCGGTGGTAATTCGCCTCCAGCTCAATTGAAGGCCAACAAGATCCGTCAGATTATCAATAGCAAAGCACAG CCGGATCCGAAGGTCTGTCACGAATCTCTCATGGATCAAATTAAAAGAGGAGCCACCCTAAAAAGAGCCAAATTTGTCAACGACCGATCAGCACCGAAGATTTACTAA